The following nucleotide sequence is from Pedobacter sp. PACM 27299.
TCGTGCTGTAGCAACAACTGTTTACGATTTGTGCACTGAAAAATTGGGTGAAATTGAAAGCGAAATCTTTATTCCCGCTTAGTTATTTACCGCCCTTGCAGGGTGCAGGGGCGTTACTTCATTCATTTAAATTTCCTGATTATGAAAAAGTACACTTTGTTTTTAGTTGTTCGCGTTGAAGTCGAAACCACGGCAGATAACCTGTTTAAAGCTATTACAGAACTGGAAAGCCAAACGAGCTATAAAATTGGAAGTACTGAAAATGTAAAGGTTTTGGAAACTCAGATTCTTGAAACGGTAATCCCTAATTCTTAAAGTTATGAAATGGTTTAACGAATGTAAGACACTGGACGAGGTCAAAGCAACTTATAAAAAGTTAGCTAAACAGCACCACCCTGATTTAGGAGGTGATACAGTAACCATGCAGGAGATCAACAAAGAATATGCTTTTGCGTGTGCGAAGGTAATTAAGGGCGCTAATTTTTCGGATGAAAAAACGGAACAGGAAATCAAATTTTCTGAGGAATACCGTGTGGCCCTTGAAAAGGTCATTCATTTGGAGGATGTCAATATTGAATTGGTAGGCTTTTGGATTTGGGTTACTGGAAATACGTATCCTGTGAAAGCTATACTAAAAGATGCGGGTTTTTTCTTTGCTTCCAAAAAATTAGCGTGGTACTTCCGTACTGGAGAATATCAGGTTTCTAGCCGTGGCGAGAAATCTCTTGATGAAATCCGATCAAAATATGGCTCTGAGGTCTTAAAAGCTGATAAACGTCGAAAAATAGCTTAATGTTTAACCGGGGGAGCAATCCCCCATAAAATCTATTATTATGAGATTTATATCCGAAAGCCCTGAATCTAGATATAGCATTATAAGCTATAACGGGTTAAATATATTCTTAGATACGAATGATTTTTCTAGTGAATCAATTCAAAAAGCTCAGAGCTTTTGCGCTCTCCATAGTTATGCTAAGACAAGGACAAACGCTGTTTATTTTTTGCGAGGCACAACAAAACAGGTTGATTATGATAAAATTCTAGTTGGAATCTTAGAAGCTGAAACCTTACCAATTCAATTAAATGAGATTGTTCATTGCCTAACATTTTGGAATCAAGAAGGGGAGGACTGTTTTCAAATAAATGGTAAGGATGGTCAAACTTACTCTGAATTTATACTAAAATGTATACTGTCAGATTGCCAGGTATTTGTTGAGCCTTATTCCGAGCTATTTATAACAGGTAGAGGTGGGGATCATGTTTGGGTGAGTCATAAAGATTGTGACCAGCTAATTATGATCATTCACTTTTAATCCATTAATACGCAACCGGGGAGCATCCCCATAAACCCTATTATTATGAAAGCACTAAATGAATATACCAATACAGATAAAGCAAAATTGTTGCATGGATTTTTTCCGCAAGAAATCCCGAAACTACTAAACGCCATCGAAGCGTTTTGTGTTGATTTCAGAGAGAACAAAGAAGCCCATAGAGAAGCTTGGAAGAACGGTTTTTTAGCGTTCGATTTTTGGTTTAGCCTTTCTGAAGAAACTGCAAATTTGATCAAACAGTATCGTGTTGACATGCTCAAAAGCAGTAGCGTATTCGCTAATCAGCTTTGCTATAGCTACACTTGCCTTTTTTTGAATGACCGTATTATAAAGTATGCGGACAAGATTAGCCATAACGAAAAGTTCAAAATTGCCGTAGAATTATTGTATAAGCTTTAACCTTAAAAATTAAGATTATGACACTCATTATAAATGATATGTATGATAACTTAATCCAAATAACCGATTTGGATCAAGCCATAGAACAAGTAAAAGGATATAGGATCTTTCTGGAAAATGATGTAAATGACCCTCAAAAAGAGGTCGATTTGGACTGTATAGCCTATTGGGATGATATTTATAAAAAATTAACTCAAATAGCTACTTTGTAAAATTTAACATCAAGAATTGCTCCTTATATCTAAATGATAGATATAAGGGGCTTTTGCGCATT
It contains:
- a CDS encoding J domain-containing protein translates to MKWFNECKTLDEVKATYKKLAKQHHPDLGGDTVTMQEINKEYAFACAKVIKGANFSDEKTEQEIKFSEEYRVALEKVIHLEDVNIELVGFWIWVTGNTYPVKAILKDAGFFFASKKLAWYFRTGEYQVSSRGEKSLDEIRSKYGSEVLKADKRRKIA